Below is a genomic region from Vitis riparia cultivar Riparia Gloire de Montpellier isolate 1030 chromosome 5, EGFV_Vit.rip_1.0, whole genome shotgun sequence.
ttggagttttggaaaattgaatgttAGATTTGAAGTTtcgtaaaataaatttaaaaatcacattttacGAGATTATTTGGAAAGGATACGTGTGtgtatatatgaaataataactaaataaataaataataaatgaataaaatagataaaataaataaataaatgaatgaatttgaaacgttgggattttaaaagaattatttgataacaggactttaaaaaaaaaatgaaaattttaacatgTAAAGTGGAATTAAGAAGATGGCACGtgggagaaaagagaaaaataataataaaccacCTTGAAGCTGCTGGAACCATGCcactaatgaaaaataaaaaaaataataaaaaactcatGTCTTTGATTTTTATCCACCAATTTGTTTAAACAATGCCATCAGTGGGAAACAAAAAGGCTTCAGCAAATACTTGCATGTGGACTGGGGTGTCCTCTAAATACCATAGAACGACATGAAGCTTCTTCaacgaaaacctattttttaagaGTCATGAGACCCATGTCACCATAAGGTCCATCAATCACAAACAACCGAATGGGTTGAGATGGAAAATGGGTGGTTTGTGGCTGCTAGGTGTAGGAGATGGGTGTGAAtaagtttagagagagaaacgggTGTATAGGTATGAAAAGATGAACGGTAGATGACCCTATGCATGGGATTTCATGTACGTGGTATGGATAAGGAATAAATGAGTAAGAAATGGGTGTGGTGGCtaaagagagaaaatgtggtAGATGAAGTGTATGGAAGGTGGTGAATGGGTACTGAACCAAGGATAGATGATAGCTATGGAGTGGGTATGAATGGCAGCCATGGGTGCATGATCTTTGCATTGCATGAGTGAGAAACGAATGCATGAGGGTGGTGAGCTCGTGTGGTATAGAATGTGGGGTGATGGGTGTTATAATATGGGCTTTCTGGCAATGGGTGTGAAGGAGGTAGTGAGCTTGAACGTGGGTATGACATGGACATGAGTAAGGAATGGGTTTAGATGGATGGATAGTGCAAGACGTTGGAGCTGTAGTAAGGCAAAGGCATGCTCCAAACACGTGGGATTTATACCGATATAAAACTGTGATGACTTTCAAGAACCGGCATGCATCGACAACTGTTGATAAGGTTCCCATGCAGCAACAAAACACCTAATATTCTCACCAATTCATATACGAATAGATTACCCCCAGACCAACTGCAATAACTTGGAAGAGCGCTTTCATATGTCAGTGTACCAGATTAGGAAACGATTGCCACTCGTCCTGGTTCATGGATGTATCCGAGCACAATTCCAGATCGAGTGCATCAAGTAGAGTAACAAGAAAGAACAACATCTAGGACGAgagagaataataaaaaaaagaagtaaacaCGCAATATAAAAACCAAGAAAGAGCCAGATCTGATGCTCCCTCAATGAGCTTGGACTGGTGGGGAAAAAGGCTTAGCAAATTCAAACAAGAAGATGGTAACAAATATCTTCACATAAATCACCACGAAAACAGAGCTTCACCagattcaaacaaatattcaaaagaGCAGTGAATGAAGCGATCGATGAGCATATAAACAAGCCAGAAATAGACACAACTTAGGTATAACTCCTATTATTCATAACTAAGCACACAAACGGAACCCTGAACAACCAGAGGAGAAAGAGAAACCGGTGGTGGTCAAAATAAAGCAAAAGATACGCGATGACCTTACCTGAATGCTCCCTCAAGCAAAACAGTTGGATCTCCCAAAACCTCCACCTCTCTAGTTTCCTGGTCCTCTCAGTAACTTTACGCTCTCTGTTCTTAGCCTCCTCCGGAAGGAAACTCCTCTAGTTTGCCTCTAAGGAATACCCCCTGTAGCTTACTCtgtttctctcctttttctccCGCCTACCCTCATCCGGATACCTCCTTGCCCTCTTCTCACCGGTCAGCAAGCATGGCGTCTTCAACCACCAGCATGGTCGCCCCTGCCCTTGCTGTGTCCACGTGGTTGGTTTCATACCGAAAGGGGTCTCCcacacttcaaaaaaaaataatgaaaatagaaaaaaggaagtAGCAGCTCTCCCCGGGCCCTCACCACAACAGGGGTCTACAAATAATCAATCTTATGTATTGACTTGGGTTTGCTCGTTATTGAGAGTAGTTAGTTGAGAGTCTATGAATTGAATATGAATTAGAGTATATTGGGGAATTCTTGCATTTAATGTTGTTAGCAAAACCTGCTTTCGTGACTTAGCTACTTCGTTGTCAAAAGAAGAGCATCAATTTACTCCATATGTCCTACCAGGGTTGCTCTTCCATTGAgaacataatatttattaacCTTTCTTTAGGTGAAGCCATCATTGATGGTACCAAATGctctaactatttttttttttgtccttccTAATTCAAGTATAGGGTTTATATATTGTGTGTAAGGGTTTTCACAttatgctaattgggttaacaTCTATAGATGCATAATTGATGCTAAGTCCACGAAAATTTATGGTAAAAAACACCCTTTATCATTCACACTAATTTATTTGCATGTTTTTCTTGATTctcattatttgttttttaaatcaaaccattaGAAAAATTACTTACCCACATGCATAAATAACAAATActatatttttacattttcacaAAGTATAAGGTATTTGTATTAAATATACAAGATATTTATACTAAttgaataagtttttatttatatgtttttcttcattttttatttgttttttatatcaaattgtCGAAAATATGTTTGTATACAAATGTAAATgttgaatataattttattttattttattttggtattttcACACATAATGTATaagatatttataataattatacaatGTTTAATGTGCATATGTTCCATTGGTTATGTTGTTTCTTACACCCTCTTAGTAGTAGGCAACAATGTCAAGTGGTTCAACCATTGCCCCTTCTTTTTGAGGCTTCCTCTCTATTTGTTTGACCATGTCTTTCTAGTATATtatattatgaggttttccttaaaagcttcaattttaaatttatgctaaaaactttaaaaataaatgtgtaagaaaatgtttaatttcaaaagtttttaaaactcTAAGATAGAAAATTAACTTGTCGTATCAACATACTAGCCTAAAGTTTGGTTAAATCTAAATTTTGGTGatagtaaataatattttgattaaatatttaattttaagtatgATAATGATATCCagtcaaaagagaaaacaagagaggttttttttcttttatattttttatttacactTTTTTACAAGATCATATGTATAGAATAGATTTTCTTGTAAGGTATAGTAAGGATAAGTATGCTTTAAAATTGACCTTTAGAACCTAAGTATTTgggaatgaaaaataatcacatttttgataagattttttaaaagaattcattCATgcattattaatgattttttgtgaaaatgaaattgattacTTCAAAGATAAAAACTTGTGTTTTACAtgatttttcacattaaaagtAAGATTATGATCTTAAGTTTCAATTTgaaataatctttatatatatcttttatccaatattttctaaatttcctgaataattgattaattgaccAAAGTATCATTGTATTCATGTCTtccaattattataaaaaaaaattgtctaaaGACTAGTTTATAGTCAAGTGAATGATTGCTTAATTGACCAAAGTAGTCGATTGTATTCTTGTCTTCCactgattataaaaaaaaagagtccAATAATTAGTGTCTAGTCAACTGTGTGATTGCTTGATTGAGCGAAAAATGTGTCTAATAACTAGTGTTTTTACAAAATGTGACCTAATAATTAGTCTTTGTCTAGCCCTTCTTAAACtcttaaaattatagaaataattagttaaaagggatgaaataccTCATATTTGTCAATTTATTccctcaaatatttttatttgaagagtaattcattttttttacataaaagcCCTTGACTATTTGGAGTATTTATagtgtgttttaaaaaaatgattatttttataagaaaataataagagcATTTTTGTTAACacgagataaaaaaaatgatgaagggttatatttccaaaattgggttttcaatgaCCTTTTAATTAGATAACCCAAAATTATATTGAATCCAAGcttgtttatctttttattGTGAAGCACTTCAATACATTTTGTGCTTAAAGGAGCTATTGTACGAGTGATTAAGGAATTTTATTTagaaggtgttttttttttaatttttattgaaaacaatctGTTTTGACACTTCtagttgtttgtttgtttgttttttttttattttttatttttttattttttattataatttttagcttaaaaaaagtcaaaatatttgacttttttaaatgaaaaaaaaaacatattgatttttctttactttttaatattatatagaaataaatgttataaaaaaaacaacctaatacttgatattattaaatattattgagtttaattatatttagaattaaatgaaaaaacaaacaccatcttaatGATTGTAAAAGTCTATTGAAACTTAAGAAATCCGGAGTTAAAGAATAATAAGGAGAATCATGCTTAAGAAACttttaaaattgtgaaataTGTCAAGGTGTGGAAGTGGATAGGTCGTTGAACTacaataaaaacactttatttacAACATTTTCcccttactttttattttattttttatcacattCATTCCATTACTTGCATATATAAAGATCACCACCTAATTTACTCATTTATCGTGATTATCTATATTTGTTAATTAGATTAACTTATGTCTTTGTACTCCATTTATGCAAGGAtgaaacatagaaaataaaagataaaagcaTCCTTGAATGTGAGttaatagaaaactatttttaagaacaatttttaaaaacaattctgagttgttttatgttttgaaattcaaatataaaaattgtttttatcgatttatttttcatgaaagcTCGTGTAAGTAAGTATCTtatgcaaaattttttaaagtattctgTATATTTCCCATTGTTCTCAAAACTCTTTACCACAAAAAATACCTAAACATgcctcaaatttattctaaaaaataatgtatttttaatttttcttaaagtccattattaaccaaaaaaaaaagttaccaaATGTGTTTTTAAGTAAGTCCTAATATttcaatgttaaaaatttaattttatacaaaaaCACATTCAATACTCATTGGGCTCAGATAGCTGAATCCAGTACAAAGCCCATCCACTGGTTTAAAATTCAGGCCCATTATATTGTTCATCCTGGCGGGCCTTTCGGTTCAGCCCATCTCAATTGTACTAACAAAAAGCCCGAAAACAAGTTCCACGAATCTAATACACAATCTGAAATTGGATTTGGGAAATTCAGAGACTGCAAGTATCTATGCCACACCTCTGCATACTTCATGAAGCTCTATAGCAAGTATCTATGACTTCTTCCAACTCTTTCCACCGTTTCATGAAGCTGCTCGGGCGGGGCCGGGACTGCATAGCTTCCAATCAGTTCAATTATACAAATAAATCCTCAAACTTAACCAGATCACTCCATGATGATTCTTTCCCTTCAGGAGTAGGTTCTGAGCTCTGAGAGCAATTTGCATGAGAAGACAAAGCCCCCTTCTCCTCTTCATTGCATCATTGCTCCAATAGCGTGTAATGTTTAGATCCTCCATTGGTTATGCAGTTTCTTCCACCCTCTCTGTTGTAGGCAGCAATGTCAAGTGGTTCAACCATCTTTCTATAATTCGTTCCTGTACAGATCCAGAGGGTTTGCAAAGCTGCCCCTTCCTGGTGAGGCTTCCTCACTACGTGTTCTACCATGTCTTCCCATCGGTTCCGTTTTAATGTCTCTTTTACACCCCACGTTTCTGAAGCTGTCATAATAACCCATTGTGCTCATCTGTTGATTTCTTTCTTGTACCATTCTAGCTGGAACATATCTAGTTTTATGTCATTCAGAGCTTGAAAGGAATTTTTCAATGGGAAGTTGTTGCAAGTTTTGGTGGAGTtgaatttaaacaaaaatgtttttctttttcccaatttttttttttttttttttgaaggaaaagacTCTTTGAAgtcttatttgattttcttgtttacatttatttgtttaggatataaataaaacaCAATTTAATAGAACAACAATGAAAGTGCATCCCAGCAACATCATAATATTCatttcttaacaaaaaaaactgaggaaaagaaggaagaaaatagTGCTGAGAATATGGGCAGCAaccaagaaaaagggaaaaaggtcACACTCTTTCTAGTTTTATCCATTGAACGCTCACAAAACAACAAACACAACACACAAACTGGATTGCCCCTCTAACCATACTTCATATAGCTACGTTTCTTCATGAAGTTGATCAATGGCGACCCATGGGAATTACTGCAAGTATCTATGTAGCCCTCATACAGTCCCCACCATTTCATGAAGCTGCTTTCCCGCAAGAAAATCTCAGGGGACGCTGCATAGTTGTTAATCTGTTCCATTACATACTCCTCGAACTTAACCAGATTATCCCATGATGATTGTCCCTGCTCAAGAGTACAGTTTTCACTCTTGAGCAATTCGCATGACAAGATGGCCTCCTCCACATGTGCCCAAAACAAAGAATCCTCAGTTAGGATACCAGACACCTTTTGCTTCTTGGAATCAAGCTTATCTCTAGAGGGGGGTTTCCCATCTTCCTTATACCATTGCTGCAACAGCTTGTAATGAAGAGATCTTCCATTGTTTATGTAGTCTGTTCCACCCTCTCTATAGAAGGCAGCAATGTCCAGTGGTTCAACCATTCTCCTATAAACTGTCCCTGCATAGAGCCAACGGGTTCGAAATGTTGCTCCTTCCTTCTGGGGCTTCCTCTGTACTTGTGCAACCATGTCTTCCCAGTACATTGTGAGGTTTCCCCTAAACTGTTCAACGTTGAGGTCCCTTTTAGACCCCTGGTTTTTGAAGCAATCGTAGTAACCCATTTCCGATTTCTTCTTATACCATTCTAGCTGGGCCATGTCTCTTTTTATATCATTCAGTTTCTTGGCATCGGAAGCTTTATTTTTCTGGATTAGTCTTCTGGTTTCCGCTTCCATTGTTCTTATCATAGCGTTGATATCAATGTTATGCTGCAGCAGCTgccatgaattttaaaaatgagacGAGTTATGGAAGATCCCAAAGAACAAGAAGATAAATCTGAATAGGGCAGTTATTGCAGTATTTGGTGAAGTGTAAACCATGTTTCATAACATCATTAGATGGGAGAAAGCTGTTTACCTTTGTTTGATTAAATCCAATTGTCTCAAGTTCCATGATGATCCCAGCTGAAAATGGATCTGCAAACCGTTCACCCACCTGCGGCAGTCCCTTGCAGATTGCCCTCTCCTTGAGGTTTCTTAAAATCTCCCCATAGTCAACATCCTGCAATCCTCCGGCAACCTCTGATGATATGACTTTAAGCAATCCCAAAATTAAATCAGGGTTGTCAAAACAAGCACAACCAAGTTCAGAGCACAAGAGATATGTCCCAAAGGGCTTGTAACCGGTAGTTTGTGAATGGGAGGATGTGGGCGGAGATCTGCCGGATGGGAGGAAGAGTCCGGGGACTGGGTCTTGGTTAGACACTACATGCAGGAAGAAAGAATTCCATATGGAGTGTTGGAGGCCAAAGTCGCCTATGAGGGGTGAACCAAAGGTGATACAAAAGGGGCGGCATTTGGGTTTTAATAAATTGCCATCTAGCAGGCGTAAGGTGAAGAGAGAAGCAACGGATCCTCCAGGGAGTGCCCAGTGATGATTAATTGACCTTCAATCTGAGTCAACTGCAAAACAAGTAACCATATGAAATCCATGTCAGAATAATGCCACTAATCTCACTTCTGAACATTCCTTTTTCAGTGACAAGATATATGCAAGCTGATCTAAAGACAGATACCAACACCAGTTCTACTGTATTCCTATTAAGAGTTGAATCACAACCGATCAATGGGTGATGTGACGATGCCATGAAAATGGATATGTGTGACGTGTTATCCTTCAGGTAGTTCGACTCCATGAGGGAGATCTCATGGTCAAGCTGTTTCGTGTCTCACAATTGTTAACGAAAAGGAAACGAAAATTCAAACAAGTATCAGATTTTGACCTCATCTGTTAGTCCAGAGAGATGATCATGGAGAGGGGTAAAGAGGGTTAATGCTGCTCTGTTAATGGAGACGGACGGGTATTCTTCGGTACGGAGGAAGTCAAAGAGAGGAGACCGATCTAAATCTCCTTGTCCAGGAAGAGGGTATTGAGTGCAGTCAGGTGAAGAGACAAAAGCTACAATTGTGCACTCTGAAGACAGTTGATAAAGTCTGTATTGAACAGGCAAGGCTGTTTGGCCTCTCTTAAGTTCAAGAATTTTGGTCAAAGCACAGTCGATTAGATTGGAGCTCAGCACCAAATTTGCCAGTTCCCGTGCAGAGCTAAACCTGCAGTCAAAGACCCAACAGAAGAAGGAGaaattaagcaagaacaaagcgAGGATTCGATTCTAGGAACCAAAAAATGAATCAGAGACATTGATACTTACAAAGGAACTTGAT
It encodes:
- the LOC117915406 gene encoding senescence-associated carboxylesterase 101-like, translated to MELETIGFNQTKLLQHNIDINAMIRTMEAETRRLIQKNKASDAKKLNDIKRDMAQLEWYKKKSEMGYYDCFKNQGSKRDLNVEQFRGNLTMYWEDMVAQVQRKPQKEGATFRTRWLYAGTVYRRMVEPLDIAAFYREGGTDYINNGRSLHYKLLQQWYKEDGKPPSRDKLDSKKQKVSGILTEDSLFWAHVEEAILSCELLKSENCTLEQGQSSWDNLVKFEEYVMEQINNYAASPEIFLRESSFMKWWGLYEGYIDTCSNSHGSPLINFMKKRSYMKYG